From the genome of Candidatus Saccharimonadales bacterium, one region includes:
- a CDS encoding D-alanine--D-alanine ligase family protein gives MDRTTVLLLFGGESSEHEVSISSARNVYAAIDDTKYTVLLGYIDRHGKWWLLDSFGESIVTHGAPQLMPVLGAGSFVTMPESRIVKPDVILPVLHGKNGEDGSVQGLAQLLHIPMVGCDMIASALCMDKVATKQLLRANNISVVPYEKHFITDELPDFNRLSMRLGSPLFVKPARAGSSVGVSKIYSEDELEQALSEAHKHDDMVLIEAGVAGYELEVAVLGNPPYHQASVVGEIEPDGDFYSYDAKYAPSSTSKITIPAQIEADTSKTIRDIALKAYEILGCKGLSRVDFFLQDDGTIFVNEINTLPGFTNISMYPKLWREEGISYPELIERFISLALDATIKPADKTEE, from the coding sequence ATGGATCGAACAACCGTTTTGCTATTATTCGGCGGTGAATCTTCCGAGCATGAGGTCTCGATCTCTTCGGCGCGCAATGTATATGCCGCCATTGATGACACAAAGTATACGGTGCTCCTTGGATATATTGATCGTCATGGTAAGTGGTGGCTTCTTGACAGTTTTGGTGAATCTATCGTTACCCATGGTGCGCCGCAACTTATGCCAGTTCTCGGTGCGGGAAGTTTTGTCACTATGCCCGAATCAAGAATCGTCAAACCCGACGTTATCTTGCCTGTTCTTCATGGAAAAAACGGCGAAGACGGCAGTGTGCAAGGTTTGGCTCAGCTTCTTCATATACCTATGGTGGGCTGTGATATGATAGCAAGCGCGCTCTGTATGGACAAAGTTGCGACAAAACAACTCCTTCGCGCCAATAATATTTCGGTTGTTCCGTACGAAAAGCATTTCATTACCGATGAACTTCCTGATTTCAATAGGCTTAGTATGAGGCTGGGAAGTCCACTCTTCGTCAAGCCTGCTCGAGCTGGCAGCTCGGTAGGGGTGAGTAAAATATATAGTGAAGACGAGCTCGAGCAAGCGTTAAGCGAAGCACACAAGCACGACGATATGGTATTGATTGAGGCCGGTGTTGCTGGGTATGAACTCGAAGTAGCGGTCTTAGGTAACCCGCCATATCATCAAGCCAGTGTTGTTGGTGAAATAGAACCAGACGGTGATTTTTATAGTTACGATGCAAAATACGCCCCCAGTAGCACTTCAAAAATCACCATTCCTGCTCAAATAGAGGCGGATACGAGCAAAACCATTCGTGATATCGCTTTAAAAGCATATGAGATCCTCGGTTGCAAAGGACTTTCTCGAGTTGATTTCTTCCTTCAAGATGACGGAACAATTTTTGTTAACGAAATCAATACATTGCCAGGTTTTACAAACATCAGTATGTATCCTAAGCTCTGGCGCGAAGAAGGTATTTCGTATCCCGAACTTATAGAACGCTTTATTTCACTCGCGTTAGACGCTACAATAAAGCCAGCAGACAAAACGGAGGAATAG
- a CDS encoding AAA family ATPase yields MKIAAIYADNFRGFTKTKVPLSRMNFLVGENSTGKTSFLKLIELITSSDFWYNGEFRTQDVDLSYFGDISSSNTTDKVVKIGILYSDVVSDKSNAEEKFYPIAITLVRGPNGKTTVKNLRGVSGDGTEVTIVRSIASNVTKYKYREAVKVDLVNFDSWVEEEVTNIGYSKTDLDSEHRFEQSPYFLLSYTSHITKKEKRKGVKNDGDKSISLPNVINSYIWIAPIRIKPKQTYDGNVYDYSSDGAHAPYVLKNIFSGRNSKSSTQLVSALNKFGKSSGLFEEIKVKSFTRQDNAPFSIEVIIGGEPRNIENVGYGVSQVLPVVTEILNHDHARFAIQQPEVHLHPKAQASLGGLFYDITDAANPSFIIETHSDFVIDRYRQRMSKDKRNSRAKDAQVVFFETKKSVNSAIQIKINSDGSYPKDQPTNFKKFFFDEELQNLSI; encoded by the coding sequence ATGAAGATCGCCGCTATATACGCAGATAATTTTAGAGGTTTTACAAAAACAAAAGTCCCGCTTTCAAGGATGAATTTTTTAGTCGGCGAAAATAGTACAGGAAAAACTTCATTTCTAAAATTAATCGAGTTAATTACTTCTAGTGATTTCTGGTATAACGGAGAGTTTCGCACCCAAGACGTAGATTTAAGCTATTTTGGCGACATATCTTCAAGTAATACGACTGATAAGGTAGTAAAAATAGGTATTCTCTATAGTGATGTAGTGAGTGACAAGAGCAATGCAGAAGAAAAGTTCTATCCAATAGCGATTACACTTGTACGAGGCCCAAATGGAAAAACCACCGTTAAAAATTTAAGAGGCGTATCTGGTGACGGTACTGAAGTCACTATAGTTAGATCGATTGCTTCAAATGTTACAAAGTATAAGTATAGAGAGGCTGTCAAAGTCGATCTTGTCAATTTCGATAGCTGGGTAGAGGAAGAAGTTACTAATATAGGCTACTCCAAAACAGATCTGGATAGTGAGCATCGTTTTGAGCAGTCTCCATACTTTTTGTTATCTTATACCTCCCACATTACTAAAAAAGAGAAAAGGAAAGGTGTAAAGAACGATGGTGATAAGTCTATTAGCTTACCTAATGTAATTAATTCGTACATTTGGATAGCTCCGATTCGAATTAAACCAAAGCAAACATACGATGGGAATGTCTATGACTATTCATCGGATGGCGCGCATGCACCTTATGTATTGAAAAATATTTTCAGTGGCCGCAATTCCAAATCTTCCACTCAGTTAGTTTCAGCCCTTAATAAATTTGGAAAGTCTAGCGGTCTATTTGAGGAGATCAAGGTCAAGAGCTTCACTCGTCAAGACAATGCACCATTCTCCATAGAAGTCATTATTGGTGGAGAGCCTAGAAATATAGAAAATGTCGGATACGGTGTTTCACAGGTTCTGCCTGTTGTTACTGAAATACTTAATCACGACCATGCACGATTTGCGATCCAACAACCAGAAGTTCACCTACATCCAAAAGCACAAGCTAGCTTGGGCGGTTTATTCTACGATATCACAGATGCTGCTAACCCATCGTTCATTATCGAGACTCATAGTGACTTCGTTATCGACAGGTACAGGCAAAGGATGTCAAAAGACAAAAGGAATAGTCGGGCTAAAGATGCCCAGGTGGTCTTTTTTGAAACTAAGAAGTCAGTCAATAGTGCGATACAGATAAAGATAAATTCAGACGGTTCCTATCCAAAAGATCAACCTACTAACTTTAAAAAGTTTTTCTTTGATGAAGAGCTTCAAAACCTATCGATCTAG
- a CDS encoding alpha/beta hydrolase, translating into MQIVQSICRAGVRLGVAVTIGVGLAIVGCVPYGLQQAKASQKNAAASIVWQPNCTELDPSAASNQQCGTLQVPLNYKDPGGRKITVAVSRIAAADPSQRRGVLFLNPGGPGGPGLDLPSQFATLMSQDVLNQYDLIGFDPRGVGQSTPVSCGLTSEQAEQALVPLTQNNNFNDTAAFMKMVAGKCAATSGDLMPYITTNNTARDMDQIRQALGESKISYFAYSYGTYLGSVYASLFPQQSDRFVLDSNVDANWVWRKQFRSWKLADYDRFPDFAKYLAANDATYHLGTTESQINAKYFELINKLRQNPAYIPDLNTTLNDTMFREIAFSILYNDATFPLGGRIWQSADGQTPATSLDKNAIKSLRSVSPTLASVPVDNGAASALAVVCGDVAWSRSPSQYQQELASDKLLFPKFGELGSNIWPCAYWHYQPQEQPVAINANGPTNILMIQNKRDPATPYIGALETRVLFLNRARMVTVDQGGHTAAYLAANQCATNSANNYLATGAMPAHDTTCVAENLQSQTPKSQTQQQAINRLRELVR; encoded by the coding sequence ATGCAAATAGTACAGAGCATATGTCGCGCCGGTGTCAGGTTGGGCGTGGCCGTTACGATAGGTGTTGGTTTGGCAATTGTCGGCTGTGTGCCCTATGGGTTGCAACAAGCAAAGGCGAGTCAAAAGAATGCCGCAGCGTCAATAGTATGGCAGCCGAATTGCACTGAGCTCGATCCAAGCGCAGCCAGTAATCAGCAGTGCGGTACCTTGCAAGTTCCTCTTAATTATAAGGATCCGGGTGGTCGCAAAATTACGGTAGCGGTCTCTCGAATCGCAGCTGCTGATCCTAGCCAGCGACGCGGTGTCCTGTTTCTTAATCCCGGCGGCCCTGGTGGTCCTGGGCTCGATTTGCCTTCTCAGTTTGCAACACTTATGTCGCAGGATGTGCTTAATCAGTATGATCTTATCGGTTTTGACCCCCGCGGGGTTGGACAAAGCACCCCAGTATCGTGTGGGTTGACGAGCGAGCAAGCCGAGCAGGCACTTGTTCCGCTTACTCAAAACAATAATTTTAACGATACGGCTGCCTTTATGAAGATGGTTGCAGGCAAATGTGCTGCTACCTCAGGAGATTTAATGCCGTATATTACGACAAATAATACTGCCCGCGATATGGACCAGATTCGCCAGGCACTTGGTGAATCCAAGATCTCATACTTTGCTTATTCGTATGGCACATACCTTGGGTCTGTCTATGCATCATTGTTCCCGCAGCAAAGTGACCGCTTTGTATTGGATAGTAATGTCGATGCAAACTGGGTATGGCGCAAGCAATTTCGCTCATGGAAATTAGCCGATTACGATCGTTTTCCAGATTTTGCTAAATATCTGGCCGCTAATGATGCGACGTACCATCTCGGCACCACCGAGAGTCAAATTAATGCAAAATACTTCGAGCTTATTAATAAACTTCGGCAGAATCCGGCCTATATTCCTGATTTGAATACTACGCTTAACGACACGATGTTCCGTGAAATAGCCTTCTCAATACTTTATAACGATGCTACCTTCCCGTTAGGTGGTAGGATATGGCAATCAGCCGATGGACAGACACCAGCCACTTCACTTGATAAGAATGCCATAAAGTCGCTGCGATCCGTCTCGCCGACGCTTGCCTCCGTGCCAGTAGATAATGGCGCAGCATCGGCATTGGCTGTGGTTTGTGGTGATGTGGCTTGGTCTCGCTCACCGTCGCAGTATCAGCAAGAACTCGCCTCTGACAAACTACTATTCCCTAAGTTCGGTGAGCTTGGCTCAAACATTTGGCCTTGCGCGTATTGGCACTACCAGCCACAAGAGCAGCCAGTTGCCATAAATGCAAATGGACCAACCAATATTTTGATGATTCAGAACAAGCGTGACCCAGCTACACCATACATAGGCGCACTTGAAACGCGCGTGCTTTTCTTGAATCGTGCCCGTATGGTAACTGTTGACCAAGGTGGTCATACGGCGGCATACTTGGCAGCAAACCAATGTGCTACCAACTCTGCCAACAACTACCTTGCCACTGGGGCAATGCCAGCTCATGATACTACTTGCGTGGCGGAGAATTTGCAAAGTCAGACGCCTAAGTCTCAGACTCAGCAGCAAGCCATTAATAGACTGCGGGAGCTAGTGCGGTAA
- a CDS encoding DUF1801 domain-containing protein yields the protein MSDIGSPILRNLGNKKGAKMSNKTTANKASVNDFIDGLDDPVQRADSRKLLQIFSDITGARPVMWGTALIGFGSVDLTYASGRHVQWLQVGFSPRKGKISLYVTFDAVKLTSKFPDLGTYKTGKGCIYIRRLADIDLDELHKLIQTAWQTGYEQPVRSDGKEQIKNFDK from the coding sequence ATGAGTGATATCGGATCGCCGATCTTACGAAACTTGGGGAATAAAAAAGGAGCCAAGATGAGCAACAAAACCACGGCCAATAAGGCAAGCGTCAATGACTTTATCGATGGGTTAGACGATCCCGTACAGCGGGCTGATAGCAGAAAGTTATTACAGATATTCAGTGATATAACCGGTGCGAGGCCAGTTATGTGGGGAACGGCACTTATTGGTTTTGGCTCAGTCGACTTGACATACGCGAGCGGCCGTCACGTACAGTGGCTACAAGTCGGCTTTAGTCCGCGCAAGGGCAAAATATCGCTTTACGTCACCTTTGATGCTGTAAAACTGACAAGTAAGTTTCCGGATTTGGGCACATACAAAACAGGCAAAGGCTGTATTTATATACGGAGACTTGCCGATATAGACCTAGATGAGCTCCATAAACTCATACAAACAGCCTGGCAAACTGGTTACGAACAACCCGTACGCAGTGACGGCAAAGAACAGATAAAAAACTTCGATAAATAA
- a CDS encoding slipin family protein: MDGFIIFIIIIVGIYILSGIKIINQYERGVVLTLGRFTGLRNPGLRVVVPVFQRIIRVDVRSTPIDVPKQEVITKDNVTVGVDAVVYFKVIDAPKAVLETTNYIYATSQFAQAALRDVTGNVDLDDLLSKREEISQQIKEIVDRQTDQWGIDVENVKVQNIELPQDMKRAMAKQAEAERERRAVIITADGEKAAAQAVADAAAMLTKIPGGINIRTLQTLEKISAEPSQKTLFVLPAELTEAVGKILRK; this comes from the coding sequence GTGGATGGATTTATCATTTTTATCATAATCATTGTTGGTATTTATATTCTGAGTGGAATAAAAATCATTAACCAATACGAGCGTGGCGTCGTGCTCACACTCGGGCGTTTTACTGGCCTTCGAAATCCTGGTCTTCGAGTCGTCGTACCGGTTTTTCAGCGGATCATTCGAGTTGATGTGCGCTCAACGCCTATTGATGTTCCAAAACAAGAGGTGATTACTAAAGACAATGTAACCGTTGGCGTTGATGCGGTTGTGTATTTCAAAGTGATTGATGCGCCAAAGGCAGTACTTGAAACGACCAATTATATTTATGCAACTAGCCAGTTTGCACAGGCAGCTCTTCGCGATGTGACAGGTAATGTTGATCTCGACGACCTGCTTTCGAAGCGAGAGGAAATCAGCCAGCAGATTAAAGAAATCGTCGACCGTCAAACCGACCAATGGGGAATTGATGTTGAGAACGTAAAGGTGCAAAATATCGAACTTCCTCAGGATATGAAGCGCGCAATGGCCAAGCAAGCTGAGGCTGAGCGTGAGCGCCGAGCGGTTATTATTACGGCAGATGGTGAAAAAGCGGCGGCGCAGGCTGTGGCGGATGCGGCAGCAATGCTTACAAAGATTCCTGGCGGTATTAATATTCGTACGCTTCAGACGCTCGAAAAAATCAGTGCCGAACCGAGTCAAAAAACCTTGTTTGTCCTTCCTGCCGAGCTAACTGAAGCTGTCGGTAAAATACTCCGTAAATAA
- a CDS encoding amino acid permease has protein sequence MSTVSRLRRTVGTTMLTLYGIGNIVGAGVYVLVGKIAEPAGYLAVLAFLLAALVAFCAALSYAELAARFPVSAGIAVYLHEAFKAKRLSTVIGLLLVLAGTISTATLLKGFSGYFTHFVSVDPRLVIALAVVALLAVMLRGIKESVGTAAILTIIEVGGLLFLMAAILIAEPGALAAYGGSFSHAIGTVDAAALAGILAAALIAFYAFIGFEDMVNIAEEVKRPQHAYPKAILAAMACVTVLYVAVAAVTLGVLTPRALSESSAPLADAYATATGQSPALIIGVSLVATLNGVIVNVVMGSRFLYGLASRGWIPSWFGGVSKRHVPARGLVVVGVGAALCAFLLPIEQLAQATSLLLLVVFLAVNISLIVIRRRHSVTSREIRISPHFVPWVGAVASGLLLAGQVVLFVKG, from the coding sequence ATGAGTACGGTTTCTCGGCTTCGACGGACTGTTGGCACCACCATGCTTACTTTGTATGGTATTGGCAATATCGTGGGGGCCGGTGTATATGTGTTGGTGGGAAAGATTGCCGAACCGGCAGGGTATCTTGCGGTGCTCGCCTTTCTGCTGGCGGCGCTCGTGGCTTTTTGTGCCGCGTTGAGTTATGCAGAACTGGCGGCGCGGTTTCCTGTAAGCGCCGGCATCGCCGTATATTTACACGAGGCTTTCAAGGCCAAGCGGCTATCGACAGTTATTGGCCTGCTGCTGGTGTTGGCCGGAACTATTTCAACCGCCACACTTCTCAAAGGTTTTAGCGGTTATTTCACGCACTTCGTATCAGTTGACCCACGGCTAGTGATTGCATTGGCAGTGGTAGCACTGTTGGCTGTCATGCTGCGCGGGATTAAAGAATCGGTAGGTACGGCGGCGATTCTGACTATTATTGAGGTTGGTGGATTGCTGTTCTTGATGGCAGCGATTCTTATAGCTGAGCCCGGTGCGTTAGCTGCCTATGGCGGTAGTTTTTCGCATGCAATTGGTACGGTAGACGCAGCAGCGCTGGCTGGCATCCTGGCCGCGGCTCTCATTGCATTTTATGCATTTATTGGGTTCGAAGATATGGTCAATATTGCAGAAGAAGTGAAGAGACCGCAACATGCCTACCCGAAAGCCATCTTGGCAGCGATGGCCTGTGTTACCGTACTGTACGTTGCGGTCGCCGCGGTGACATTGGGCGTACTAACTCCGCGGGCGTTAAGTGAAAGCTCTGCTCCGCTGGCCGATGCCTATGCTACAGCTACCGGCCAATCACCGGCATTGATTATCGGAGTCAGCTTGGTGGCTACGTTGAATGGAGTGATTGTTAATGTGGTAATGGGGTCACGATTTTTGTACGGGCTGGCCAGCCGGGGATGGATTCCTTCGTGGTTTGGCGGAGTATCAAAACGGCACGTCCCGGCACGTGGGCTAGTGGTGGTTGGCGTCGGTGCGGCGCTGTGTGCCTTTCTGTTGCCGATTGAGCAACTTGCCCAAGCTACGAGTTTGCTCCTGCTGGTTGTTTTCCTGGCTGTCAACATATCGCTCATTGTTATTCGAAGGCGGCATTCTGTAACAAGTCGCGAGATACGGATTTCTCCGCATTTTGTTCCTTGGGTAGGTGCCGTAGCTAGCGGTTTACTGTTAGCGGGTCAGGTAGTCCTCTTTGTAAAAGGCTGA
- a CDS encoding NUDIX hydrolase — MAKRYTEEQNRQWQASLPKKKVAVKVILKSDKGNILLVKPGYKDTWQMPGGGVEEFEDPKVAAIRETEEETGIKIETRDLRLLDSIFKAKEDYLFLLFEYAKLLPENEDYSVEDEEIEEYRFMQPSDVTNFLPGYYTEAWNSYMSRG, encoded by the coding sequence ATGGCAAAGCGATATACCGAGGAACAGAACAGACAGTGGCAAGCAAGTCTTCCTAAAAAGAAAGTTGCCGTGAAGGTTATCCTTAAGTCAGACAAGGGTAATATTCTTCTTGTAAAGCCAGGCTATAAAGATACTTGGCAAATGCCTGGCGGGGGCGTTGAAGAGTTTGAAGATCCTAAAGTGGCGGCTATTCGCGAGACTGAGGAAGAAACAGGCATTAAGATTGAAACACGCGATCTGCGACTTCTAGATAGTATCTTTAAGGCAAAGGAGGATTATTTATTTCTTCTTTTTGAATATGCAAAACTACTTCCCGAGAATGAGGATTATAGTGTAGAAGACGAAGAGATTGAGGAATATAGATTTATGCAACCATCGGACGTTACTAATTTCCTTCCTGGGTACTATACGGAAGCTTGGAATAGTTACATGAGTAGAGGCTAG
- a CDS encoding NUDIX hydrolase, translating into MQLTMKPWKLVKSQIVFDNYTKIEERTYELPGGQTKNFYIKLSGRAACVVAFTEDGKIITVEQFRPGPDRVLCELPGGGVDGDETYEQAIARELREETGYEGELQFVAECVDDAYATMLRGCFVATNCKKVGDQQLDDSEFMNVKLLELPEFLEIIRAGQMTDVEAAFLGLDFLGVLRPQES; encoded by the coding sequence ATGCAGCTTACTATGAAACCATGGAAACTGGTAAAATCTCAGATTGTTTTTGATAACTATACAAAAATAGAAGAGCGAACTTACGAATTGCCCGGTGGCCAAACAAAAAACTTTTATATCAAACTCTCCGGTAGAGCGGCATGTGTTGTTGCATTTACGGAGGATGGTAAAATCATTACCGTCGAACAATTCCGCCCCGGCCCAGATAGAGTGCTCTGCGAACTCCCGGGCGGTGGAGTTGATGGTGACGAAACATACGAGCAAGCTATTGCTCGCGAACTAAGAGAGGAGACCGGCTATGAGGGCGAACTTCAATTTGTAGCCGAATGTGTTGATGATGCCTATGCAACGATGCTACGCGGGTGTTTCGTTGCGACGAATTGTAAAAAAGTAGGTGATCAGCAGCTTGATGACAGCGAGTTTATGAACGTGAAATTGCTGGAATTGCCGGAGTTCCTTGAAATCATCCGCGCGGGCCAAATGACCGATGTTGAAGCAGCATTTTTAGGATTGGATTTTCTTGGGGTGCTTAGACCGCAAGAATCGTAA
- a CDS encoding replication-associated recombination protein A, translating to MERRPLAERMRPQTLDEVIGQTHLLGGGEILRRIVKNKEPVSLILWGPPGSGKTTLARIIAKEVNAEFIELSAVTSGKKDVERVIEHARQNWNLKLRTILFVDEIHRFNKAQQDAFLPHVESGLITLIGATTENPSFEVITPLLSRTRVLVLEPLTKDEIIAILKRALKELKATKQVTPKGLDYLAQLSSGDARVALGNLELALSMKEKVTPEVVRVAAQKRVPGYDKKGEMHYNVISAFIKSMRGSNVNATLYYLARMIEAGEDPKFIARRMVIFASEDVGLAGNGALGLAVAAFQAVERIGMPESNYVLFHVASALAKAEKSRQTSDAMTQALALARQYPDAPVPLHLRNAPTKLMKDLGYGGGYKWEADFKHNKGFLPDELKNEKIF from the coding sequence ATGGAGAGACGACCATTAGCCGAACGTATGCGACCGCAGACCCTCGATGAGGTAATAGGCCAGACCCACCTTTTGGGCGGCGGGGAAATTTTGCGTCGGATCGTCAAAAACAAAGAACCGGTAAGCCTTATTTTGTGGGGACCACCGGGCAGCGGCAAGACGACGCTCGCACGGATTATTGCCAAGGAGGTAAACGCCGAGTTTATCGAACTTTCTGCCGTAACAAGCGGCAAAAAAGATGTGGAGCGTGTGATTGAGCATGCCAGGCAAAACTGGAATTTAAAGCTTCGCACGATCTTATTCGTTGATGAAATTCACCGCTTTAATAAGGCTCAGCAAGATGCATTTTTGCCTCATGTTGAAAGCGGACTCATTACACTTATTGGCGCTACAACCGAAAACCCAAGCTTTGAGGTGATTACCCCACTTCTTTCGCGAACTCGCGTACTCGTACTAGAGCCGCTCACGAAAGATGAAATCATAGCCATTCTTAAGCGCGCACTAAAGGAATTGAAGGCCACGAAGCAAGTCACTCCAAAAGGCCTGGATTATCTAGCCCAATTGTCTAGCGGCGATGCACGTGTCGCTCTTGGCAATCTTGAGCTCGCTTTATCAATGAAGGAAAAAGTAACACCCGAAGTAGTGCGGGTTGCCGCCCAAAAACGGGTGCCTGGTTACGATAAAAAAGGCGAAATGCACTACAATGTCATTTCTGCGTTTATTAAAAGTATGCGTGGAAGCAATGTAAATGCGACACTTTACTACCTTGCCCGCATGATCGAAGCAGGCGAAGATCCTAAATTTATTGCACGCCGCATGGTTATTTTTGCCTCAGAAGATGTTGGTCTCGCAGGAAACGGCGCACTCGGCTTAGCGGTAGCGGCTTTTCAGGCCGTAGAACGAATTGGCATGCCAGAGAGTAACTATGTATTGTTCCATGTTGCTTCAGCACTGGCTAAAGCCGAGAAGTCGCGCCAAACGAGTGATGCCATGACACAGGCCCTGGCACTAGCGCGGCAGTATCCAGATGCGCCTGTTCCGCTTCATCTTCGAAACGCCCCGACAAAACTCATGAAAGACCTCGGCTATGGTGGGGGCTACAAATGGGAAGCTGATTTTAAACACAACAAAGGTTTTCTACCCGACGAATTAAAAAACGAGAAGATTTTTTAG
- a CDS encoding dihydrofolate reductase family protein produces the protein MANVVFLMAMSLDGFVNDKNGDSSLLYPDFEELNKSEVIKELIQKTGAVIMGRRTFEMAEDPDWYVGNYEFQVPIFVLTEQAPEKQPKEDKNISFTFINDIQAATKKAK, from the coding sequence ATGGCAAATGTAGTGTTTTTAATGGCAATGTCGCTCGATGGATTTGTAAACGATAAGAATGGCGATTCCAGTCTCTTGTATCCCGATTTTGAAGAGTTGAATAAGAGTGAAGTAATAAAAGAGTTAATTCAGAAAACAGGTGCTGTCATAATGGGTCGCCGTACCTTTGAGATGGCCGAGGATCCAGACTGGTATGTAGGTAATTATGAATTCCAAGTGCCCATTTTTGTATTAACCGAACAGGCACCCGAAAAACAACCCAAGGAGGACAAAAATATTAGTTTCACCTTTATTAACGATATCCAGGCGGCTACAAAAAAGGCTAAATGA
- a CDS encoding putative glycolipid-binding domain-containing protein, whose product MARTIVWNNENEPGVEKLNLDTKENSIVAKSHVIGGDADLHTKWDAEYEITCGANWHVRDVSIYEKTAGRHLIIHSDGAGNWTNESGKEIEVIHGCIDIDFRATPFSNTFPIKRLQLAEGETATIEVAYINAPDLEITKEQQVYTRLSSHTWKFIQPSADFEATITVDDEGFVVDYPGLFTRAS is encoded by the coding sequence ATGGCGAGAACTATCGTGTGGAACAATGAAAACGAGCCTGGTGTAGAAAAGCTTAATTTGGATACGAAAGAAAACAGCATCGTTGCAAAATCTCACGTCATAGGCGGCGATGCAGATCTCCATACTAAATGGGATGCGGAGTACGAAATTACTTGCGGTGCCAATTGGCACGTACGTGATGTTTCCATCTACGAAAAAACAGCCGGTCGCCACCTCATTATTCATAGCGATGGAGCGGGCAATTGGACCAATGAAAGTGGTAAAGAAATAGAGGTCATTCACGGCTGTATAGATATCGACTTTCGCGCAACACCATTTTCAAATACATTTCCCATTAAACGCCTTCAGTTAGCGGAAGGTGAGACTGCTACTATCGAAGTGGCATATATCAATGCGCCCGATCTTGAAATAACCAAAGAACAGCAAGTATACACGCGGCTCTCAAGCCATACATGGAAGTTTATTCAGCCGAGTGCTGATTTCGAAGCAACCATTACGGTTGATGATGAAGGTTTCGTCGTGGATTATCCCGGGTTATTTACAAGAGCCAGCTGA
- a CDS encoding HAD family hydrolase, with protein MAHEIPNLNEFEGTVFLDQDDTLAPTAGGIEAIFAEVGDPTRLVSERQRQRIQSQELAAAQGTLVVPPYDIRDHLGPNPSFELEGEPYNLSEEDIIAIARRLREKNPDRLFPDARRSLGRLATRNLVPVILSYGDDFTQRLKASLNGLDEYPVEVVDELKGDYLKKRAIGPYLLVDDRSKHLPKRGGVLYNPSGKATTYDGPTIRSHDELWR; from the coding sequence ATGGCTCATGAAATTCCCAACCTAAACGAATTTGAAGGCACAGTCTTCCTTGATCAAGATGACACACTTGCTCCGACTGCCGGAGGCATTGAAGCTATTTTCGCAGAAGTCGGCGATCCTACTCGACTTGTAAGCGAGCGCCAGCGCCAGCGAATTCAAAGTCAAGAATTAGCGGCGGCTCAAGGCACTTTAGTTGTACCACCCTATGACATCCGTGACCATTTAGGGCCAAACCCTAGCTTTGAGCTTGAAGGCGAGCCATATAACCTGTCTGAAGAGGATATTATCGCAATTGCACGGCGACTACGAGAAAAAAATCCTGACCGGCTTTTTCCGGATGCGCGTCGGTCACTTGGCAGGCTGGCAACACGTAACCTAGTTCCAGTCATACTTTCATATGGAGATGATTTCACTCAACGCCTGAAAGCATCTTTGAATGGACTTGACGAGTATCCCGTAGAAGTAGTTGACGAGCTAAAGGGCGACTATTTAAAAAAGCGGGCGATAGGCCCATACCTTCTCGTCGATGATCGCAGTAAACATCTTCCCAAACGAGGTGGTGTTTTGTATAACCCAAGCGGAAAGGCTACAACGTATGATGGCCCGACTATACGGAGCCATGATGAGCTTTGGCGATAG